Proteins from one Brevibacillus humidisoli genomic window:
- a CDS encoding YktB family protein — protein MNNFSGFQQEDFNVFTIDGLDERMEAIKTIVRPKLEWLGQHFAPSLSAATGDEMFYHVAKHARRTVNPPDDTWVAWAGDRRGYKKHPHFQVGIWNTHLFVWFALIYESPYKKEIGQVLKGQLDQLLTIVPDDYRWSPDHTQPESTPQAELGPEGVLRLIERLQNVKKAELLCGITIDRHDPVLADGKQLLERLQHTFSVLTKLYNLSKPAVSSPTS, from the coding sequence TTGAACAACTTCAGCGGATTTCAGCAGGAAGATTTCAATGTGTTCACAATCGATGGACTGGATGAGCGGATGGAGGCCATCAAGACCATTGTCCGCCCCAAACTTGAATGGTTGGGACAGCATTTCGCTCCATCATTGTCAGCAGCGACAGGAGACGAGATGTTTTATCATGTTGCGAAGCACGCCCGTCGCACGGTAAATCCTCCAGATGACACCTGGGTAGCCTGGGCGGGTGACAGACGCGGTTACAAAAAACACCCCCATTTCCAAGTCGGGATATGGAACACCCATTTATTCGTCTGGTTCGCTTTGATATACGAATCACCGTACAAAAAGGAAATCGGACAGGTACTGAAAGGGCAGCTTGATCAGCTCCTGACCATTGTACCCGACGACTACCGCTGGTCCCCCGATCACACTCAGCCGGAAAGTACCCCGCAGGCGGAGTTGGGGCCAGAAGGGGTGCTCCGGTTGATCGAACGGCTGCAAAATGTAAAGAAAGCAGAACTATTGTGCGGCATCACGATTGATCGGCATGATCCGGTACTCGCCGATGGCAAGCAGCTGCTCGAACGCTTGCAGCACACCTTTTCTGTCTTGACGAAACTGTATAATCTGAGCAAACCGGCTGTTTCGTCACCCACTTCCTGA